DNA sequence from the Corynebacterium yudongzhengii genome:
CGGTGACCTCCGCGCCGCGGCGGGCCAGCTGTGCCAGCGTGCCGCCGGTGGCGATGGATTCATCATCCGGGTGGGCGTGCACGGCGACGACGCGGCGTCCGATGAGATCGCGGGTCATTTAGTCCTCCTCTACTGGAATGCGCCAGGCTCCGGCGTTGGACAGTCCGCCAGCGAACGGGTCGGCGGTATCTTCTGGGTTCTCTGCGTTGTCTACGTTAACCTCTTCGACCTTGCGTACGATCACGCGGCTTTCGCGCATGATAGGTACCGTCAGTTCCTCGAAGTCGTTGAGCTGCGCGATGCGCTGGCGGGCGACCTCTTCCCCGTAGGCGCCGGCGAGGATCTCATCGCTGAGCTCATCGCCGCTGGTGGTGCAATAGCCCGTAAGGTTCGCCAGGCGCAGGGAATCCTCATCCGGCGGGCAGCGATATCTCGAGGCCAAGTAGTTGAGGCCGCCGTCGTCGCGGGTGCGGGTGACGAGGGCGTCGAGGTCGCCGTCAACAAGCGTCGAGCGCGCGGCACTCGGGATGTCGGTGGAGACGATCTCGACCTCGATGTCATAGCGGGCCAAAAGGTCAGCGATGGTGCGCACGGCCGCGGAGGCGACCTCGTCAGCCAGATCAGCGCCGATGCGTAGCGGTGCGTCCTGCGTGGCGGCGACTAGCTCCTCCGAGGGCGCGGCGTTCTCCGCCACGGGGACGTTGTCAGCGACGCGGAGATCCGCCGTGCGCCCGGCCGCCTGGCGGGCGATGACCGGGATGTCCAGCAGGCTCGTGAGCTCCTTGCGCGCGTCGGCCTCGCCGAGGATCTCGGAGGAGACGTTGTAGTCCAGCTGCAGGGTGCGCGGGCCGTCGACGACGGTGGCCTCGGCCTCGGGCAGCAGCCGGTAGGCCTGCGCCATGGTCTCGGAGGGCAGCTGATCGAGGTACTTGATCTGCCCGGAGCGCAGCAGGTCGAGGCCCTGGGTGACCGAGTAGACGGTGCGCAGGGTCAAAATGTCGATCTGCGCGGGGTCTTGGCCCCAGAACCGGTCGTTGCGGTGCAGGGTGATCACCCCGCGGGCGCGGTCGACGGAATCGATCGTAAAACGCGAGCCGCCGGCGCCGATGGTGGCATAAAATGCGGTCGAGAAATCGGTGGCGCCGCCGTCGGCGAGGTGGCTGGGCAGCAGGTGGTTGAAAAGGTCCTGCCAGTTGGCGACGCGCCGGGAGAAGTCCACCTCCACGGTGCGCCCGCCGTTGGCGGTGCGGATCTCCTCGATCGCGCGGTAGCCGTCCGGCTCGATCACTCCGGGGGTGTGCGTGATCTCCTTCCAGAGGTAGATGAAATCCGAGCCGGTGATCGGGGTGCCGTCGGACCACTGCGCCTCTGGGTGGATCTCGTAGCGCACGGTCTGCACCACGGTGCCGGCGTTCTCGGCGGCGGAGACGTCCTCGTCGGCCGTCACCGTCTCCTCGGGCTGGGACTCGCCCGGCAGGCTGTCTTGGACTTCGGCGGCGAAGGTCACCAGGTCCTCGTTCTGGGCGCCGCCGATGAAAGGCGAAGGCAAAACGAGGTCGGCGATCGAGTCGACCAAGGGCGAGGTATCGGCGAGCAGGTGCGGGTTGAGCCCGTTGCGCAGCTCGTCGACGCCGACGGCCACCTCGGTGCGCTCGGGTTCCGACGGCTCCACCGTGGGCGGGGTGGTCTGCTCGGTCGTGTCGGTCGTGGGTGTTGGCTCCACCGTGGGCGGCGGGCCCGGGTCGGCCACGCACGCACTGGCCAGCACCGCGACCAGCCCGGCGACGAGGGTGGTGCGAAGGCGGCGTCGAAAAGCTCTCACCTAAGCGAGGTTACTTGTTCCGCTGCTTTTCTCGGGAACGCGCCCGGCCGCGCTCGGTGGAGCTGAGGATGACCTTGCGCACGCGCATGACGTTCGGGGCGACCTCGACGCACTCGTCGTGGCCACAGAACTCGACGGCCTCCTCCAGGCTCAGCGACTTCGCCTTGTTGAGCGTGACGGTGGTGTCGGCCGAGGCGGCGCGCATGTTCGTCAGCTTCTTTTCCTTGGTGATGTTGACGTCCATGTCCTCATCACGGTTGTTGGCGCCGATGACGGTACCCTCGTAGACCTCGTCGCCGGGTTCGACGAAGAAGGTGCCACGATCCGCGAGGTTCATCAGGGCATAGGCGGTGACCTGGCCGGTGCGGTCGGCGACCAGCGAGCCGGTGGGGCGGTCCTTGATCTCGCCGGCCCAGGGGCGCGGCTCGAGCGAGTAGGAGTTGGCGATGCCGGCGCCGTGGGTCTCGGTCAAGAATGTGGTGCGGAAACCGATCAGGCCGCGGGCGGGCACGTCGAACTCCATGCGTACCCAGTCGCCGGCGCCGGTGCCCATGGAAACCATCTGGCCTTTGCGCGCGGCCATGAGCTGGGTCACGGCGCCCTGGTAGTCGGCCGGGGTGTCGATGACCATGCGCTCATAGGGCTCGTGCAGCACGCCGTCGATGGTCTGGGTGACCACCTCCGGCTTGCCGACGGTCAGCTCGAAGCCCTCGCGGCGCATCGTCTCGATGAGCACGGTCAGCGCCATCTCACCGCGGCCCTGGACCTCCCAAGCGTCCGGGCGCTCGGTGGGCAGCACGCGCAGGGAGACGTTGCCGACGAGCTCCTGGTCGAGGCGGGCCTTGACGAGGCGGGCGGTGACCTTGTCGCCACCGCCGCGGCCGGCCATGGGCGAGGTGTTGACGCCGATGGTCATGGAGATCGCCGGCTCGTCGACGGTGATCCGCGGCAGCGCTTCCGGGGTCTCCGGGTCGGCGAGGGTGTCGCCGATCATGATCTCATCGATGCCCGAGACCGCCGCGATGTCGCCCGCGATAACCTCCTCGTCGGTGGAGGTGCGCTCCATACCCTCGGTCTTGAGCAGCTCGGCGATCTTGACCTGCTTGACGTGCTGGTTACCTTCTGCGTCGTAGTGGATCCAGGCGACCTGCTGGCCCTTTTTCAGGGTGCCCTTGTGGATGCGCACCAGGCCGATGCGGCCTAAGAAGGAGGAGGAGTCGAGGTTGGTGACGTGTGCCTGCAGCGGGGCGTTGACGTCGGCGCTGGGCTCGGGCAGGACGTTGTAGATGACGTCGAAGAGCTCCTGGAGGTCCTCAGCGTCGGGGGCGTTGCCGTTGCCGGGGTTCTCGGTGGAGGCCTTGCCCTCGCGGCCGGAGGCGTAGAGCACAGGCAGCTCGAGCAGGGTCTCGGCGGCTTCGGCGGCCTCGGGGTCCTCGAGCCCGGCGGCGAGCTCGAGCAGCAGGTCCTGGGCTTCCTCGACGACCTCGTCGATGCGGGCGTCCGGGCGGTCGGTCTTGTTGACGCAGATGATCACCGGCATCTTGGCCGCCAGCGCCTTGGAGAGCACGAAGCGGGTCTGCGGCAGGGGGCCTTCGGAGGCGTCGATAAGCAAAACGACGCCGTCGACCATGGAGAGGCCGCGCTCGACCTCGCCACCGAAGTCGGCGTGGCCCGGGGTGTCGATGACGTTGATGACCAGATCCGCACCATCTTTGCCCTTGCCCTTACGCCGGATGGAGGTGTTCTTGGCCAGGATGGTGATGCCGCGCTCGCGCTCGAGGTCGCCGGAGTCCATGACGCGGTCGGCGACCTCGCCGTGGTCACCGAAGGCGCCGGACTGCTCCAGCATGCCGTTGACCAGGGTGGTCTTCCCGTGGTCGACGTGGGCGACGATCGCGACGTTACGGAACTCGGGGTGATTGGTGCTCACTGGCGATAATTCTCCTCGGTGGCGGTGGCGCCCGCGGGATCAGCGCAGGCTCGGAAACTGGCCCAACGTTACTCGTTAGCGCCGGTGAGTGCACCTCAAGACAGGCCCTACTCCCCCACGGATGGTAGAGAATTTTTGCGTCCAGATAGTTGCGCCAGAAAAATTTGTGACTAATGTGGCAATTGTTTTAACAGTTACTATTGTTTCTGTTGTTATGCTGTCCGACTGCTAGGATTACTGCAGTCTGTTTATGCGTCACGCTGTCCGTCGCCGAACCAAGGAAAGGCCGTCGCCGTGCTGAACCTCTCGAAGCTGAACCGCCGCCTCGTCACGGGGCTCACCACCCTCGCACTCACGGGTGTCGGCACTGCACTGGCCACCCCGGCCGCCGCCCAGTCCGCCCCACCCGCCGGCTCTGTGCCGATGTCCTCGACCTACCTCGACGAGCTGGGACGGCCCACCCCCTACCTGCAGGAGCGCGTGCGCGAATTCGCCAACCAGCCCTTCGTCCCGCCCCAGCTGCGCGACACCCTGCTGAGCGCCTTGGCGTTCACCGCCGGCTACGGCGAGCTCGGGGGCCCGGAGCTGCCGACCGATGCCCCGACGTTCACCCAGTTCTACTGGCCGACGATCTCCGGCGGCTGCATCGGCGGCCAGGGAGACGCGGTCGCCAGCGCCCTCGCCGTTCCCGGTCCGGCCACCATCCCGGCTCCCGGCGCCGCCGAAGGCCAGACCTCCTTCCTGTTCACCGCCTTGGGCACCCCGCCCGCCGCCGAAAACCAGGGCGGGCTGTACGTACACTGGCTCAACCTGGATAACCTGCGCTTCGGCGCCACCCCGCTGGCCAACAACGGCATCAACCCGGAAGGCCCGGCGACGGTGTCCGGCACCGCTGACACCGGTAACGGCACCATCGTCGCCATCGTCGGCGGCGATCTGAACACCACCGAATCGACCTGCCACTTCCTGCCGACGGCCGCCATCATCGACGCCCGCTAATGCACCCCGTCAAGAAGGAGTCGTTCGTCACCGACGAGCGCATCAACGTCGACCCCAAGGGATATATCCGTGCGGTCGACGAATATCGCGCAGCCGACTTCGGGCTGTATATGGCACGGCCGGCCAACCACCCGCGCTTCGGCTACCTGGAATCCTGGCTGATACCGGAGATGGGCCTGCGGGCGAACATCTTCCACTTCCGCCCGCACATCGACATCACCCAGGACTTTTACTTCGACGTGGCGGACATCAGCGTCGACGAGCAGACCTGGATCACCCGGGATCTCTACGTCGACCTTGTCAGCCTCACCGGCCGGCCCATCGAGGTCTTAGACATCGACGAACTGGCCGCCGCCTGCTCGAGCGGCCTGATCACCGCCGCCGAGGCCGAACGGGCTATCGAGACCACCCTGGACGCCGTCGACGGCATCTCCCGCCACGGCGACGACCCGATGGCCTGGCTCGCCTCCCGTGGTATCCAACTCACCTGGGCCGATCCCGCAGAGATCACCCTCTGCCCTGCGGAATAACCTACGCTGGGGGCCTATGAGCACGATCTATCACAACCCCCGCTGTTCGAAATCCCGCGAGGCTTTGCAGCGCCTCCAGGACACCGGCGAGGAGCCCGAGGTGATCCGTTACCTGGACACGCCGCCGTCGACAAGCGAGCTCGCTCGGCTCATTGCGGCCGCCGGCCTCATTGTGCACGACGCTATCCGCACCCGCGAGGCCGAGTACAAAGAGCTGGGCTTAAGCCCCGAGATGAGCGACGAGGAGCTACTTCAAGCCATGGTCGCCCACCCCCGGCTGATCGAGCGCCCCATCGTGGTCACCGACAAGGGTGTGCGCATCCCGCGGCCGATGGAGCTTCTCGATGAGATCCTCTAAGAGCCCACCCCCAGTTCGATACCGAGACCCGGCACCGAGTCGATGAGGTTGCGGGTGTAGTCCTCGCGCGGGTTGGCGAAGATGTCATCCGCAGGGCCCTGCTCCACGACTGCACCCTTCTTCATCACCACGATGTCATTGGCGGTCTGGCGCACGACCGCGAGGTCATGGGTGATGAAGAGATACGTCAG
Encoded proteins:
- a CDS encoding ABC transporter family substrate-binding protein, whose protein sequence is MRAFRRRLRTTLVAGLVAVLASACVADPGPPPTVEPTPTTDTTEQTTPPTVEPSEPERTEVAVGVDELRNGLNPHLLADTSPLVDSIADLVLPSPFIGGAQNEDLVTFAAEVQDSLPGESQPEETVTADEDVSAAENAGTVVQTVRYEIHPEAQWSDGTPITGSDFIYLWKEITHTPGVIEPDGYRAIEEIRTANGGRTVEVDFSRRVANWQDLFNHLLPSHLADGGATDFSTAFYATIGAGGSRFTIDSVDRARGVITLHRNDRFWGQDPAQIDILTLRTVYSVTQGLDLLRSGQIKYLDQLPSETMAQAYRLLPEAEATVVDGPRTLQLDYNVSSEILGEADARKELTSLLDIPVIARQAAGRTADLRVADNVPVAENAAPSEELVAATQDAPLRIGADLADEVASAAVRTIADLLARYDIEVEIVSTDIPSAARSTLVDGDLDALVTRTRDDGGLNYLASRYRCPPDEDSLRLANLTGYCTTSGDELSDEILAGAYGEEVARQRIAQLNDFEELTVPIMRESRVIVRKVEEVNVDNAENPEDTADPFAGGLSNAGAWRIPVEED
- the typA gene encoding translational GTPase TypA, with the translated sequence MSTNHPEFRNVAIVAHVDHGKTTLVNGMLEQSGAFGDHGEVADRVMDSGDLERERGITILAKNTSIRRKGKGKDGADLVINVIDTPGHADFGGEVERGLSMVDGVVLLIDASEGPLPQTRFVLSKALAAKMPVIICVNKTDRPDARIDEVVEEAQDLLLELAAGLEDPEAAEAAETLLELPVLYASGREGKASTENPGNGNAPDAEDLQELFDVIYNVLPEPSADVNAPLQAHVTNLDSSSFLGRIGLVRIHKGTLKKGQQVAWIHYDAEGNQHVKQVKIAELLKTEGMERTSTDEEVIAGDIAAVSGIDEIMIGDTLADPETPEALPRITVDEPAISMTIGVNTSPMAGRGGGDKVTARLVKARLDQELVGNVSLRVLPTERPDAWEVQGRGEMALTVLIETMRREGFELTVGKPEVVTQTIDGVLHEPYERMVIDTPADYQGAVTQLMAARKGQMVSMGTGAGDWVRMEFDVPARGLIGFRTTFLTETHGAGIANSYSLEPRPWAGEIKDRPTGSLVADRTGQVTAYALMNLADRGTFFVEPGDEVYEGTVIGANNRDEDMDVNITKEKKLTNMRAASADTTVTLNKAKSLSLEEAVEFCGHDECVEVAPNVMRVRKVILSSTERGRARSREKQRNK
- a CDS encoding DUF402 domain-containing protein, whose product is MHPVKKESFVTDERINVDPKGYIRAVDEYRAADFGLYMARPANHPRFGYLESWLIPEMGLRANIFHFRPHIDITQDFYFDVADISVDEQTWITRDLYVDLVSLTGRPIEVLDIDELAAACSSGLITAAEAERAIETTLDAVDGISRHGDDPMAWLASRGIQLTWADPAEITLCPAE
- the arsC gene encoding arsenate reductase (glutaredoxin) (This arsenate reductase requires both glutathione and glutaredoxin to convert arsenate to arsenite, after which the efflux transporter formed by ArsA and ArsB can extrude the arsenite from the cell, providing resistance.); this encodes MSTIYHNPRCSKSREALQRLQDTGEEPEVIRYLDTPPSTSELARLIAAAGLIVHDAIRTREAEYKELGLSPEMSDEELLQAMVAHPRLIERPIVVTDKGVRIPRPMELLDEIL